One genomic segment of Clostridium saccharoperbutylacetonicum N1-4(HMT) includes these proteins:
- a CDS encoding methyl-accepting chemotaxis protein, translating to MFNKIKISQKLVATSIISTVFLIAVGMVGLRNMNTINENADKIYNNNVISLEKMYSVRINNNQAIVDMEHIINKDFKSDSSERIQEMTNITTYNNELYAAYEEIPHSSQKEKDDYEKLKVDLAKYREAKTNIMNAVKANDYDKSQTLYKTEYITASKNLIDSINAIIDDNIKEAQVMTDANHSIFKSSSMIEIVSIIAGALIALFLGLRMSFWLKKRINNVVNFAHNLASGDLTQELKITADDELGIMGRALNASLNNTRELVSELVDGVSEMSASSEELTATMEEVSATMINIKESVQQISQGNTQLSHSTIEVSNSSEEMNDLVKKLADNTMKLEHTSDEIMERALKVKDGAEGSSATANELYNEKEIKIKQAISNTKVVEEIGKMAEVIGEISEQTNLLALNASIEAARAGEAGKGFAVVADEVRGLAEQSAGAVTNISNTVGEVRNSINYLVENIEDVLKFIDNHVKPDYEKLKSVGQRYKEDAEFVNNMSQQTLLSVNTIAKNISEVNNSMTNISATSEQSASSSEEILASISESSLALEEVAKQAQGTSELAERLSKKIHRFNI from the coding sequence ATGTTCAACAAAATAAAGATATCTCAAAAATTGGTCGCTACAAGTATAATAAGTACAGTATTTCTAATAGCCGTTGGTATGGTAGGCTTGCGTAACATGAACACAATCAATGAGAATGCAGATAAGATTTATAATAATAATGTGATATCACTAGAAAAAATGTATTCTGTAAGAATTAATAACAATCAAGCAATAGTTGATATGGAGCATATAATTAATAAAGATTTTAAGAGTGACAGCAGTGAGAGAATACAAGAAATGACTAATATTACTACTTACAATAATGAACTTTATGCAGCTTATGAAGAAATTCCACATTCGAGTCAAAAAGAAAAAGATGATTACGAGAAATTAAAAGTTGATTTAGCTAAATATAGAGAAGCAAAAACTAATATAATGAATGCTGTTAAAGCAAATGATTATGATAAGTCTCAAACGTTATATAAGACAGAGTATATTACAGCAAGTAAAAACTTAATTGATAGTATAAATGCAATAATTGATGATAATATTAAGGAAGCTCAAGTGATGACTGATGCAAATCATAGCATTTTTAAAAGTTCATCAATGATTGAAATTGTAAGCATAATTGCTGGGGCATTAATAGCATTATTTTTAGGTTTGAGAATGTCATTTTGGCTTAAAAAGAGAATTAATAATGTTGTAAATTTTGCGCATAATTTAGCTTCTGGCGATTTAACTCAAGAACTTAAAATAACGGCAGACGATGAGCTTGGAATTATGGGAAGAGCATTGAATGCTTCACTAAATAATACGAGAGAGCTTGTTTCAGAACTTGTAGACGGAGTAAGTGAAATGAGTGCATCAAGTGAAGAACTCACAGCAACAATGGAAGAAGTTTCTGCAACCATGATAAATATAAAGGAATCAGTTCAACAAATTTCACAAGGGAATACTCAGTTGAGTCATTCTACTATAGAAGTAAGCAACTCTTCAGAGGAAATGAACGATTTGGTTAAAAAGTTAGCTGATAATACTATGAAATTAGAGCATACATCAGATGAGATAATGGAGAGAGCATTAAAAGTTAAAGATGGTGCAGAAGGATCCTCAGCTACTGCAAATGAATTATATAATGAAAAGGAAATAAAAATTAAACAAGCAATTTCAAATACAAAAGTAGTTGAAGAAATAGGTAAAATGGCAGAGGTTATAGGAGAAATATCAGAACAAACCAATCTTTTAGCACTTAATGCATCAATAGAAGCTGCTCGTGCAGGTGAGGCTGGTAAGGGCTTTGCAGTAGTAGCAGATGAGGTAAGAGGTTTAGCAGAGCAATCTGCTGGAGCAGTTACAAATATAAGTAATACAGTTGGAGAAGTTAGAAATTCCATTAATTATTTAGTTGAAAATATAGAAGACGTATTAAAATTTATAGATAATCATGTTAAACCAGATTATGAAAAATTAAAATCAGTTGGACAAAGGTATAAGGAAGATGCAGAGTTTGTAAATAATATGTCACAACAAACCTTGTTATCAGTAAATACCATAGCTAAAAATATTTCTGAAGTAAACAATTCGATGACTAATATTTCAGCAACTAGTGAGCAATCAGCATCAAGTTCAGAAGAAATATTAGCGAGTATTAGTGAATCTAGTTTGGCTTTAGAAGAAGTTGCAAAGCAGGCACAAGGTACCTCTGAATTAGCAGAAAGATTAAGTAAAAAGATACATAGATTTAATATATAG
- a CDS encoding EamA family transporter — protein sequence MKNLRDTLLTMLAPMLWASTYIITTLLIPINKPIFVALMRGLPIGLILLLYYRQFPKGAWLLKAIILGTLNIGGFFLFLFIAAYRLPGGIASILGSVQPIFTIFFSWIFLKESPNKNSFIAVIMTLTGVSLLLLKQDAVIDLVGVMAALIGAIIMALGVVLTKYWGKPEGVNNMVFTSWQLFYGSLILIPATFLIEGGIPTLNSTNILGLAILGIFNTALGYYLWFRGISKLSPTKVSFLGPVNPLTAFLLGFIFLKQTINPIQILGVLIIIFSVYFSQKKTSPK from the coding sequence ATGAAAAACTTAAGAGATACTTTATTAACAATGCTAGCGCCAATGCTTTGGGCCTCAACTTATATAATAACTACACTACTTATTCCAATAAACAAACCAATATTTGTAGCACTCATGAGAGGCCTTCCTATCGGATTAATACTTTTACTTTATTATAGACAATTTCCTAAAGGAGCATGGCTCTTAAAAGCTATCATTTTAGGAACTTTAAATATTGGCGGTTTTTTTCTATTTTTATTTATTGCTGCTTACAGACTTCCAGGTGGTATAGCTTCAATATTAGGAAGTGTACAACCTATTTTCACCATCTTCTTTAGCTGGATCTTTCTTAAAGAAAGTCCAAATAAGAATTCCTTTATTGCAGTTATAATGACCCTTACAGGCGTATCTCTCTTATTATTAAAACAAGATGCTGTAATAGATCTTGTTGGTGTAATGGCTGCCCTTATAGGTGCTATCATTATGGCACTAGGCGTTGTATTAACTAAATATTGGGGTAAACCTGAAGGAGTTAATAATATGGTTTTCACCTCATGGCAACTATTCTACGGAAGCCTTATATTAATTCCTGCCACTTTTTTAATAGAAGGTGGTATTCCAACTCTTAATAGTACAAACATATTAGGACTTGCTATATTAGGAATATTTAATACTGCTTTAGGTTATTATTTATGGTTTAGAGGAATTTCAAAATTATCTCCAACCAAGGTATCCTTCCTTGGTCCAGTTAATCCTCTAACAGCATTTTTACTAGGCTTTATATTCTTAAAACAAACTATCAATCCTATTCAAATATTAGGAGTATTAATAATAATTTTCAGTGTTTATTTTTCACAAAAGAAAACTTCACCAAAATAA
- a CDS encoding MFS transporter — translation MTKEIKIALLMAASLFMEILDGTIVTTALPGMAKYFHTDSAAIALLVSVYLITVAVFIPLSGWMANRFGKKKIWIIAVIIFSLSSLSSAFAPNFTFLLIMRIIQGISGALMTPTARLIVLEKTPASQLLKMVSYMIWPALIAPAIAPIVGGFIVTYWSWQWIFLINVPIGLIIVLIGLKLIDADQNQNTAPFDLLGFIEIAFASGLILVGAELASAGRNYWLYALGSIVLGFILSFIVFKHLKKVDNPLFSLASLKITSFRICQTSGSVFWLSVGALPYILTVFLQTVFHLSAVKAGSYVLFIFVGNIGIKPFTNIIIQKLAYKGSLLLSLLMVFLSSIALAFIKIDTLPIWIMFLALVSGVGRSLALTAYSGLTFSEIDPKDRNSANTLNAVTSTLSQGMGIALITVVVTILQIFLQINTSYELGFVFLGLLMIFPALEILFLPKNIGNNTISG, via the coding sequence ATGACAAAAGAAATAAAAATAGCCTTATTAATGGCTGCTAGTTTATTTATGGAGATTTTAGATGGAACAATTGTAACCACTGCACTACCTGGAATGGCTAAATATTTTCACACTGATTCTGCTGCTATAGCATTACTTGTAAGTGTTTATCTAATTACAGTTGCTGTTTTCATACCTTTAAGTGGTTGGATGGCAAATCGCTTTGGTAAAAAGAAAATTTGGATTATTGCTGTTATTATCTTTAGCCTTAGTTCTTTAAGCAGTGCTTTTGCACCAAACTTCACTTTCCTTTTAATAATGAGAATTATTCAAGGAATTTCTGGAGCTTTAATGACACCAACTGCAAGATTGATAGTGTTAGAAAAAACACCTGCTTCACAGCTTTTAAAAATGGTTAGCTATATGATTTGGCCAGCACTTATAGCACCTGCAATAGCTCCAATTGTTGGCGGCTTTATTGTAACTTATTGGAGTTGGCAGTGGATCTTCTTAATCAATGTACCAATAGGCTTAATTATTGTATTAATTGGATTAAAATTAATTGATGCTGATCAAAATCAAAATACAGCTCCTTTTGACCTTTTAGGTTTTATAGAAATTGCATTTGCATCTGGACTAATTTTAGTTGGAGCAGAACTTGCCAGTGCTGGAAGGAACTATTGGCTTTACGCCCTTGGATCAATTGTTTTAGGTTTTATATTAAGCTTTATAGTTTTTAAACACTTAAAAAAGGTAGACAATCCCCTATTTTCACTTGCTTCATTAAAAATAACTTCTTTTAGAATCTGTCAAACAAGCGGATCTGTTTTCTGGTTATCCGTTGGAGCACTACCTTACATACTAACAGTATTTTTACAAACAGTATTTCACTTATCAGCAGTAAAAGCAGGAAGCTATGTATTATTTATTTTTGTTGGAAATATTGGAATAAAGCCTTTCACAAATATTATTATTCAAAAGTTAGCTTATAAAGGTTCGCTATTACTATCATTATTAATGGTATTTCTTTCATCAATTGCTTTAGCCTTTATTAAAATTGATACTCTCCCAATTTGGATAATGTTTCTTGCATTGGTTTCAGGTGTAGGACGTTCTCTAGCTTTAACTGCTTATAGTGGATTGACTTTTTCCGAAATAGATCCAAAAGATAGAAATAGTGCTAATACTTTAAATGCAGTTACTTCAACATTATCTCAAGGAATGGGCATAGCACTAATTACAGTTGTTGTTACTATACTTCAAATTTTTCTACAAATTAATACTTCCTATGAATTAGGTTTCGTTTTCCTTGGTTTACTAATGATATTTCCAGCACTCGAAATATTATTTCTCCCAAAAAACATTGGAAATAACACAATTAGTGGATAA
- a CDS encoding MarR family winged helix-turn-helix transcriptional regulator, translating to MLRLLTLIRFLLIFDFSDANINIMSKDNVDLIIEQWTDEIPELNTKAMAILGRLKRVAKFTERRLADNFSKFKLNSGEFDVLATLRRSGGEFKLKPTELYNLLMVTSGAMTNRVDTLEKKGLVIRVNDTEDRRTVYVKLTEEGLKVINTAVYEHVTVEEDLLNMLTEEERETFDSLLRKINLNLEKNK from the coding sequence ATGTTAAGATTATTAACGTTAATAAGATTTTTGTTGATATTTGATTTTTCTGATGCTAACATTAATATTATGAGTAAAGATAATGTAGATTTAATAATTGAACAATGGACAGATGAAATACCAGAATTAAATACAAAGGCTATGGCTATTTTAGGAAGATTGAAGAGGGTAGCTAAATTTACTGAAAGGAGATTAGCAGATAATTTTTCGAAATTTAAGCTTAATAGTGGAGAGTTTGATGTACTTGCAACTTTAAGAAGATCAGGAGGCGAATTTAAATTAAAACCTACAGAACTATATAATCTTTTGATGGTAACCTCAGGTGCAATGACTAACAGGGTAGATACCCTAGAGAAAAAAGGCCTAGTCATTAGAGTAAATGATACTGAAGATAGAAGAACTGTATATGTAAAATTAACAGAGGAAGGATTAAAAGTGATTAATACGGCTGTATATGAGCATGTAACTGTTGAAGAAGATCTCTTAAACATGTTAACAGAGGAGGAAAGAGAAACCTTTGATTCACTTTTAAGAAAGATTAATTTAAATTTGGAAAAAAATAAATAA
- a CDS encoding cysteine hydrolase family protein: MKKALLVIDVQNEYFTGKLKVTYPSNSLDNILKVMDYAKENNMITIIVQHTGSDGNTFIRKSNEWEIHPKILEKSCDYIIEKTKPSSFYKTNLEEILIKEDIDEVIISGYMTQMCCDTTARDAFHKGYNVKFLSDATGTIDVSNDIGTINSEDLHKATLIAQSLGFSKVISSEDFMKICL; this comes from the coding sequence ATGAAAAAAGCGCTACTTGTAATTGATGTCCAAAATGAATATTTTACTGGAAAATTAAAAGTAACATATCCTAGCAATAGTTTAGATAATATACTTAAAGTAATGGATTATGCAAAAGAAAACAATATGATTACAATAATTGTTCAACACACAGGAAGTGATGGAAATACTTTTATTAGAAAATCAAACGAGTGGGAGATACATCCAAAGATTCTAGAAAAATCTTGTGACTATATTATTGAAAAAACCAAACCTAGTAGTTTTTATAAGACCAATTTAGAAGAAATATTAATAAAAGAAGATATTGATGAAGTAATTATTTCTGGATATATGACGCAGATGTGTTGCGATACAACAGCTAGAGATGCATTTCACAAAGGATATAACGTTAAATTTTTATCAGATGCCACTGGCACAATAGATGTAAGCAATGATATTGGAACAATAAATAGTGAAGATCTCCATAAAGCAACATTAATTGCTCAAAGTTTAGGATTTAGTAAAGTGATAAGTTCTGAAGATTTTATGAAAATCTGCCTTTAG
- a CDS encoding Lrp/AsnC family transcriptional regulator: MFDEIDLKIIEMLKINSKMPLKEIGEVIHLTPQGVSNRIIRLQNLGIITGYTICINNALLGKNIIAYITIFMKTTKHDKLIKFLQSNSLVDEAHKISGDGCYLLKIICLNMDEINSFLDCLTEFGTYRLNLSTASIK; encoded by the coding sequence ATGTTTGATGAAATAGATTTAAAGATTATAGAAATGTTGAAAATCAATTCTAAGATGCCACTTAAAGAAATAGGTGAGGTAATACATTTAACACCGCAGGGAGTATCGAATAGGATTATACGCCTTCAAAATTTAGGAATTATAACTGGGTACACTATTTGTATAAATAATGCATTGCTTGGCAAGAACATAATAGCCTATATTACTATTTTTATGAAAACAACAAAACACGATAAGCTAATTAAGTTTCTACAATCTAATAGTCTTGTAGATGAAGCACATAAAATTAGTGGTGATGGCTGTTATTTACTAAAGATTATCTGTTTAAATATGGATGAAATAAACTCTTTTCTTGATTGTTTAACGGAATTTGGCACGTATCGATTAAATTTATCTACAGCTTCAATAAAATAA